In a single window of the Leptospira wolffii serovar Khorat str. Khorat-H2 genome:
- a CDS encoding DUF2505 family protein: MKQYKVVQTFPVPLADLLRAREDRYKYLDRFPELKNVELLEERKEGDKIFQKRKVKLAESLPKVLATLLSDPSLLEDSVFDISTNTHEFTIAPPGNDSIVTIKGFSVYKSLGPNESERSYEVKVNSGVFLMGSVIETVIEEIHRHSLEKDKNSISEFLKKDA; the protein is encoded by the coding sequence ATGAAACAATATAAAGTAGTACAAACCTTCCCCGTGCCTCTGGCGGATCTTCTCAGAGCGAGGGAGGATCGATACAAATACTTAGATCGCTTTCCGGAGTTGAAAAACGTGGAGCTTCTGGAAGAAAGAAAGGAAGGAGATAAGATCTTCCAGAAAAGAAAAGTAAAATTGGCCGAGTCCTTACCCAAGGTCCTTGCGACCCTGCTCTCCGATCCTTCCTTGTTGGAAGATTCCGTATTCGATATTTCGACAAACACCCACGAGTTCACGATCGCTCCTCCCGGCAACGACTCCATCGTTACGATCAAAGGGTTCTCCGTATACAAATCGCTCGGGCCGAACGAGTCCGAAAGAAGCTACGAAGTAAAAGTCAATTCGGGAGTCTTTCTCATGGGCTCCGTGATTGAAACGGTGATCGAAGAGATTCACCGCCATTCCTTGGAAAAGGATAAGAACTCCATTTCGGAATTCCTAAAAAAAGACGCTTAA
- the alr gene encoding alanine racemase, which yields MKDRTWIELSREAVSFNLKNFRSLIPAKTRLAAIVKSNAYGHGLLEMAELAVEGGADLLGVNSLEEAIPLRKRYPNLPILIMGEIPDLEYRRKEVSDPNYWIIVSRTESVRALAKCDPSPQIHLKVDTGMGRLGSFGEELEKIFSELKKEGLPIHGIATHFASTEDVLEQKYSKEQTDRFNEAIRIAEKYGFTSLIKHACASASTMLFPEAHHDLVRIGISLYGLWPSLQTRLSLHLTGKKDFRLSPVLAWKTRIVHLKDLPEDSYVGYGSTYQTSAPTKVAVVPVGYYEGLDRKLSNNGVMLVRGKKAKILGRICMNMTMLDVTHIHGVEIGDTVTVIGKDGEEEVSADDHANWTYTINYEVTTRISESVPKTVI from the coding sequence ATGAAAGATAGAACTTGGATAGAGCTTTCTAGAGAAGCAGTCTCCTTTAACCTTAAGAATTTCCGCTCCTTAATTCCAGCAAAGACCAGGCTCGCAGCCATCGTGAAATCCAACGCATACGGACACGGGCTTTTGGAAATGGCGGAGCTTGCCGTAGAAGGCGGCGCCGATCTATTAGGAGTCAACTCCTTGGAGGAGGCGATCCCTTTAAGGAAACGTTATCCTAATCTTCCTATTCTGATCATGGGAGAGATTCCGGATTTGGAATATAGAAGGAAAGAAGTCTCCGATCCGAATTACTGGATCATTGTTTCCCGCACGGAAAGCGTTCGGGCTCTCGCGAAATGCGACCCTTCTCCTCAAATCCATCTTAAGGTAGATACTGGAATGGGGCGTTTAGGATCTTTCGGAGAAGAATTGGAAAAGATCTTCTCCGAATTGAAAAAAGAAGGGTTACCCATTCATGGAATCGCGACCCATTTCGCTAGTACCGAAGACGTATTAGAGCAAAAATATTCCAAAGAACAAACGGATCGTTTCAACGAGGCGATACGGATAGCGGAAAAATACGGTTTTACTTCCCTAATAAAACACGCTTGCGCATCCGCTTCGACTATGTTGTTTCCCGAAGCACATCACGATTTGGTAAGAATTGGAATCTCCCTCTACGGACTCTGGCCCAGTCTCCAGACAAGACTTTCCCTCCATCTCACAGGTAAGAAGGACTTTCGACTTTCTCCCGTTCTCGCCTGGAAGACCAGAATCGTACACCTCAAGGATCTACCCGAAGATTCCTATGTGGGCTACGGATCCACCTACCAAACGAGCGCACCTACCAAGGTCGCCGTCGTTCCCGTGGGATATTACGAAGGACTAGATAGAAAGTTATCCAATAACGGAGTCATGCTCGTTCGAGGCAAGAAAGCCAAGATTCTGGGGAGAATCTGTATGAACATGACGATGTTGGATGTCACACATATCCATGGGGTCGAAATCGGAGACACCGTGACCGTAATCGGTAAGGACGGAGAAGAAGAAGTCTCCGCCGACGATCATGCGAATTGGACTTATACGATCAATTACGAAGTGACGACTCGGATCAGCGAATCCGTTCCGAAGACCGTCATTTAA
- a CDS encoding 1-acyl-sn-glycerol-3-phosphate acyltransferase yields the protein MNGAEKEEKRTNNGTKPVFTTKFYDVMIGMVYRFRGILFDSLEEYFPAENPKQILEAPYPSVLMANHVWEGDVPALSAVYRHIHPSIKFAIPAREDILGKDFLVKEFKPKGFLKFIFKIIDKSMIIPKYLDYIGCVPIKRPFRDNARELLKKGALREMVEQEWSYLSDRISEGRNLFLFPEGVFNQDGYMSQIKKGVYFLRSKFKEINFTSFTLTYDYFSSKKTELHIGYGKAFPIPENTDADKVAGIVKERLGAGYAVTAGNLTSYVLLKFEGKGAESKEKLLSLIKSLASTIRTKHPEIYVSGKFSSEKLAEAFDSFLEKAKRLGFIQHNGQEVRFLEKLFQPPKDLHNLKKKNLVLYHKNQLTYHFAKLDAAWASLAKA from the coding sequence ATGAACGGCGCAGAGAAGGAAGAGAAAAGGACGAATAACGGTACTAAACCAGTATTTACCACGAAGTTCTACGATGTAATGATCGGGATGGTCTATAGATTCCGAGGGATATTATTCGACTCTTTGGAGGAATATTTTCCGGCGGAAAACCCCAAGCAGATTTTGGAGGCGCCCTACCCTTCGGTGCTTATGGCCAACCATGTTTGGGAAGGAGACGTGCCCGCCCTATCCGCGGTCTATAGACATATCCATCCTTCCATCAAATTCGCGATCCCGGCAAGAGAGGATATTCTCGGCAAAGACTTCCTGGTTAAGGAATTCAAACCTAAGGGATTTCTAAAGTTCATATTCAAGATTATTGATAAGTCCATGATCATTCCCAAGTATCTGGATTATATAGGTTGCGTTCCGATCAAACGGCCTTTCCGAGATAACGCCAGAGAACTTCTGAAAAAGGGGGCTCTCAGGGAAATGGTGGAGCAGGAATGGAGCTATCTCTCAGACCGGATTTCCGAAGGAAGAAACTTATTCCTATTTCCAGAAGGAGTCTTTAATCAGGACGGATATATGAGCCAAATCAAAAAAGGAGTCTATTTCCTTCGTTCCAAATTCAAGGAGATCAATTTCACTTCTTTTACCCTTACCTACGATTACTTTTCTTCCAAGAAGACCGAATTGCATATAGGTTACGGTAAGGCTTTCCCCATACCGGAGAATACGGACGCGGATAAAGTTGCGGGAATCGTAAAGGAAAGATTGGGAGCGGGCTATGCAGTCACGGCGGGAAATTTAACGTCTTACGTTCTTCTAAAATTCGAGGGAAAAGGAGCGGAAAGTAAGGAGAAGTTATTGTCCTTAATAAAATCCTTAGCTTCTACGATACGCACCAAGCATCCCGAGATCTATGTTTCCGGCAAATTCTCCTCGGAGAAATTAGCGGAGGCTTTCGATTCTTTTTTGGAAAAAGCGAAACGTTTGGGCTTTATACAACATAACGGGCAAGAGGTCCGCTTTTTGGAGAAACTTTTTCAGCCTCCGAAAGATCTTCATAATTTAAAGAAAAAAAATCTGGTTTTATACCATAAGAATCAGCTTACCTACCATTTCGCGAAATTAGACGCCGCGTGGGCCTCTCTCGCGAAGGCTTAG
- a CDS encoding magnesium transporter MgtE N-terminal domain-containing protein, whose translation MKKVISTIQNALEYLDKLGPQKSFQLFRNLGYEALFSISEKVDHKRLLFLSQNLSEKEITNLLQSISESVLVELIQSTLPADLVCYVKNLPLDDLKKLAEALDPKDVAKINQDLGSRNILDIVKNLGTEEALRYLNAIGVDSFLEIAKVLPTKDFVPLAKALTPEQCEEWIRKRSVREIPILLRSFGTKNALNLIEKAGFSKVIKLLEVFGIEELMELVHSLNKMKLPALKKPTAPKKKTVRKSKKEKRRR comes from the coding sequence ATGAAGAAGGTGATCTCCACCATTCAGAACGCTTTGGAGTATCTGGATAAGTTAGGACCTCAGAAATCCTTTCAGCTTTTCCGGAATCTAGGATACGAAGCGCTTTTCTCCATTTCGGAGAAGGTGGATCATAAAAGATTACTGTTTCTAAGCCAGAATCTTTCGGAAAAAGAGATCACAAATCTCCTTCAATCCATAAGCGAATCGGTTTTGGTGGAATTGATCCAAAGTACGTTGCCTGCCGATCTGGTCTGTTACGTTAAAAATCTTCCCTTGGACGATCTGAAAAAACTCGCCGAGGCGCTGGATCCTAAGGACGTGGCGAAGATCAATCAGGATCTGGGATCCAGGAATATTCTGGATATAGTAAAGAACCTAGGAACCGAAGAAGCATTAAGATATTTGAATGCAATCGGAGTGGATTCTTTTTTGGAAATCGCCAAAGTTCTTCCTACCAAGGATTTCGTTCCTTTGGCAAAGGCTTTAACTCCGGAACAATGTGAAGAATGGATCCGAAAACGATCGGTTCGGGAAATTCCGATATTATTAAGATCCTTCGGCACAAAAAACGCCCTCAATCTAATCGAAAAGGCCGGATTTTCCAAGGTAATAAAACTTCTGGAAGTATTCGGCATCGAAGAACTGATGGAATTGGTGCATAGTCTGAACAAGATGAAATTGCCCGCTCTTAAGAAACCGACTGCTCCCAAGAAAAAGACGGTCCGTAAATCCAAGAAAGAAAAAAGAAGACGATAA
- a CDS encoding LIC_20245 family lipoprotein, which translates to MNRKRLTLLLVFVFLCAFALYLLFESSEDKESSKFQGGLSQETLLRKENSVFEGGTGFLDFSASAEEESANSSQTPESSSSSKPKSYWESLSEEDKAKLYEKMYEKYKPLLDKFPNNSLIPKKLSEEEQAKKKEAEDRYYRIQRDILERKDVPKEEMGFYLDTKLKRSDDMTEILKYGLETYRKASESQALNPEFERLIRERLESIEKSREEVLTARKALNP; encoded by the coding sequence ATGAATCGAAAGCGACTAACTCTTTTACTGGTTTTTGTTTTTCTCTGCGCATTTGCCTTATATCTCCTATTCGAATCATCCGAAGATAAGGAGAGTTCTAAATTCCAGGGAGGCCTTTCTCAAGAAACGCTTTTGAGAAAAGAGAACTCCGTTTTTGAAGGAGGCACCGGCTTCCTGGATTTTTCCGCTTCTGCCGAAGAAGAATCCGCCAATTCTTCTCAAACTCCGGAATCCTCTTCTTCTTCCAAACCCAAATCCTATTGGGAAAGCCTTTCCGAAGAGGATAAGGCCAAGCTTTACGAAAAGATGTACGAAAAGTACAAGCCTCTACTCGATAAATTTCCCAATAACTCTTTGATCCCTAAAAAGCTTTCCGAAGAAGAGCAGGCCAAGAAGAAAGAAGCGGAAGATCGTTACTATAGGATTCAAAGGGACATTCTGGAAAGAAAGGATGTTCCTAAAGAGGAGATGGGATTTTATTTGGATACTAAGCTGAAGCGCTCGGACGATATGACCGAGATTTTGAAGTACGGCTTGGAAACATATAGAAAGGCTTCTGAAAGCCAGGCCTTAAATCCCGAATTCGAGAGATTGATCCGGGAAAGATTGGAGAGTATCGAAAAGAGCAGGGAAGAAGTGCTTACCGCGAGAAAGGCTTTGAACCCTTAA